The following proteins are co-located in the Carassius gibelio isolate Cgi1373 ecotype wild population from Czech Republic chromosome A21, carGib1.2-hapl.c, whole genome shotgun sequence genome:
- the LOC127942100 gene encoding thread biopolymer filament subunit alpha-like: MTESSLRVSGGAVRFGATYGGNRLFSGARGGGGVSTTLSRSLGLARGGGAGAGLTLGGSLGVGFGAGAGSGLGFGGGALALGGGLGLGAGGASAAGIRAGVAPLRARLGGRVFKIGGYGFNPSFISSTTTVDAGTAPMPRIDPTLPSLDTVQDTRMKEKEELQALNDKFASFIDKARSLEQHNAVLKAKISMFTNPEQGGPASTSILLTSAIGTYKSQIDSLTATKEAIIAEIEHYKGIIEDVQARYDEETAQTKTLEFDWTALKEEVDNLYLTIFELQTSIGGLEDQIALSKQVYDAKVKEVRNIVTGGVKSAVSISVDNAAQAQDLTSALTEVKAHYEALAQRSKQDALLSVQDSLSMMSVSSHPTSQTLTSAKEELRVYKLQIDSVQREIERLKSLNLQMESQVEEAECHSSSHTETYQDQVLILKSQLDDLRKQIAHYGQEYQELLASKMSLDVEITAYKKLLDSEENRLKSGGGVTVHMSKTVVGGGAAAGGGGGGLGLSVGGASLGGGAGLGLGGGFGLGGGLGGGLGGLGLGLGGGLGFGAGAGSSYSAGSSYMSSSLSSSALSSTVY; encoded by the exons ATGACAGAGTCAAGCTTGCGTGTCAGTGGGGGAGCCGTCAGATTTGGAGCCACCTATGGAGGCAACCGTCTGTTCTCCGGAGCCAGGGGAGGTGGAGGCGTTAGCACCACTCTGTCCCGTTCACTCGGATTGGCGAGAGGGGGTGGAGCAGGAGCTGGTCTCACGCTGGGAGGAAGTTTGGGTGTAGGGTTTGGGGCTGGTGCAGGATCAGGACTGGGCTTCGGCGGTGGTGCTCTCGCTCTCGGTGGAGGCCTCGGCCTGGGAGCCGGTGGTGCCAGTGCAGCGGGGATCAGGGCTGGTGTGGCTCCGCTGAGAGCCCGTCTTGGGGGGCGAGTATTTAAAATCGGAGGCTATGGTTTTAACCCATCCTTCATCAGTTCTACCACTACAGTGGATGCAGGTACTGCTCCAATGCCCAGAATCGACCCAACACTCCCATCACTGGACACAGTGCAGGACACACGGATGAAAGAGAAGGAGGAGCTGCAGGCCCTTAATGATAAATTTGCATCTTTTATTGATAAG GCAAGGTCACTGGAGCAGCACAATGCAGTACTAAAAGCCAAAATTTCCATGTTTACTAATCCAGAGCAGGGTGGACCTGCCAGCACTTCCATCCTTCTGACCTCTGCCATCGGAACGTACAAATCCCAGATCGACAGCCTCACTGCTACTAAAGAGGCCATCATCGCGGAGATTGAGCACTATAAAGGCATTATTGAGGATGTTCAGGCCAG GTATGATGAGGAAACAGCTCAAACCAAAACTCTGGAGTTTGACTGGACTGCATTGAAAGAG GAAGTGGATAATCTCTACCTTACCATCTTTGAGTTGCAAACCAGCATTGGTGGTTTGGAGGATCAGATTGCTCTCTCCAAGCAGGTGTATGATGCC AAAGTGAAAGAGGTGAGAAACATTGTGACTGGTGGTGTGAAGTCGGCAGTGTCCATCTCAGTGGATAACGCAGCCCAGGCACAGGATCTGACCTCAGCGCTGACTGAAGTCAAAGCTCACTATGAAGCCCTGGCTCAACGCAGCAAGCAGGATGCCCTCCTCTCAGTCCAGGACAGT CTCTCCATGATGTCTGTATCCTCTCACCCCACTTCTCAAACACTCACCTCAGCCAAGGAAGAGCTCAGAGTTTACAAACTGCAGATTGACTCTGTGCAGAGGGAGATCGAGAGGCTCAAATCTCTG AACTTGCAGATGGAGTCTCAGGTGGAGGAGGCAGAGTGTCACTCCAGCTCCCACACGGAGACGTACCAGGATCAGGTTCTTATTCTTAAGTCCCAGCTTGATGATCTCAGAAAG CAAATTGCTCATTACGGGCAAGAATACCAGGAGCTTCTCGCCAGCAAGATGTCGCTGGATGTTGAAATCACAGCCTATAAGAAACTCCTGGACAGTGAAGAGAACAG GTTGAAATCTGGAGGTGGTGTCACCGTGCACATGTCTAAGACTGTAGTCGGAGGAGGAGCAGcggctggaggaggaggaggaggtctaGGCCTTAGTGTAGGAGGTGCAAGCCTGGGAGGAGGTGCCGGTCTAGGTCTTGGAGGTGGATTTGGGCTGGGCGGAGGCCTAGGAGGTGGTCTTGGGGGTCTAGGACTGGGACTTGGTGGAGGACTGGGCTTTGGAGCAGGTGCAGGAAGTTCCTACAGCGCAGGGAGCAGTTACATGTCCTCCAGCCTGAGCAGCAGTGCCT TGTCATCCACTGTTTACTGA